A stretch of Chloracidobacterium validum DNA encodes these proteins:
- the cas6 gene encoding CRISPR system precrRNA processing endoribonuclease RAMP protein Cas6, which translates to MATMAQMTLPAIAIGRYGFTLRPQGPAVLPDYPGPMLRGAFGQALKRVVCVVEHRDCSRCIVQARCHYPYIFETSPPKPLPTLPGLTDAPVPFVLDVCPTSYTPRPTPDAPLRFGLTVIGVRANQGLKYVIEAVSEMARAGLGRDRVRFRLTEVQPLDAAGGPAAGVRPLAELVAARVAALTPMGRVRVRFESPTRIRVRGDLQADITFGVLARNLLRRLVLLSEVHGDGHPAWDVRLALAAADAVQTEHRRLRWLDWARWSSRQQQRLRLGGLLGEVVFGGGDLGWFATLLAVGEHLHIGTGTSMGLGRMRVERLDAGSATEASA; encoded by the coding sequence ATGGCGACGATGGCCCAAATGACGCTACCGGCGATAGCCATTGGGCGGTATGGCTTTACCCTGCGTCCACAGGGGCCGGCGGTGTTGCCCGATTATCCCGGCCCTATGCTGCGTGGAGCGTTTGGACAGGCGCTCAAGCGCGTCGTCTGCGTGGTGGAACACCGGGATTGCTCCCGCTGCATTGTGCAGGCGCGTTGCCATTATCCCTACATTTTTGAAACGTCACCGCCCAAGCCGTTGCCAACGCTCCCAGGGCTGACCGATGCGCCGGTGCCGTTTGTGCTGGATGTGTGCCCGACCAGCTATACGCCGCGTCCGACCCCTGACGCGCCGCTCCGGTTCGGGCTGACTGTGATTGGGGTACGCGCCAACCAGGGGCTGAAGTATGTCATCGAGGCCGTTTCTGAAATGGCTCGGGCCGGACTTGGGCGCGACCGGGTACGCTTTCGGCTGACGGAAGTTCAGCCCCTGGATGCCGCCGGAGGCCCCGCGGCCGGCGTGCGGCCGTTGGCTGAGCTGGTGGCGGCGCGCGTGGCGGCGCTGACGCCGATGGGGCGCGTCCGCGTCAGGTTTGAGTCTCCGACGCGCATTCGCGTCCGGGGTGATTTGCAAGCCGACATCACGTTTGGCGTGCTGGCGCGAAATCTGCTGCGGCGGTTGGTCCTGTTGAGTGAGGTGCATGGTGATGGGCATCCGGCGTGGGATGTCCGCCTGGCGCTGGCTGCGGCCGACGCCGTGCAAACCGAGCACCGCCGGCTGCGCTGGCTGGATTGGGCGCGGTGGTCGAGTCGCCAACAGCAGCGCCTGCGATTGGGTGGATTGTTAGGGGAAGTGGTGTTTGGCGGGGGCGACCTGGGGTGGTTTGCCACGCTGCTGGCGGTTGGCGAGCACCTGCACATCGGCACAGGCACGAGTATGGGGCTGGGGCGGATGCGGGTTGAGCGGCTCGATGCGGGAAGCGCGACGGAGGCAAGCGCATGA
- a CDS encoding DUF4407 domain-containing protein — MTREIVPNPPLTQTTLPTSRWERIKRFFSLQPFGDEMLTPSVFMWTYAARILVFAMALLEACAWGWFGAGVAGGWLGVGLGLTLGLVVFLVVWSLDVSLMTSDTFKKSFWQTTPLAVLRLSLTAVSVWLSAPYLTQLVFRADIEADLRREQNRVLESVRREIASRSDAEIAKLNRIIRADREALILEVSGRGRSGRYGDGLTSGAIRERILANEAAVQALETHKQTELADFNQAAARNALEDIKRRWGVDLPSDSPIERRARSEKVLMRPEAQSTKLTVEGGFWLVCAALVVFKLFLQNQAASHYFSEDKQSLWRQYRKGAFDAWLPPCDRSTGTLMSPVNFLQWYDAALPKLRVAAHAEYEAEQAQQAAAKAAEALKTARAECDAYLQNHRQCLTDLYTRQVARDTLQSELAGVAGLYANLAAQEGTMSLEALQVLDRTRRSLDDKRAALEACERESRGLHFQKADLVEGYNRLVLRVEQLEAELERRQAEFERLNEVARQLRCEVAALSVGGSEALVTLLARAIQPSNPA, encoded by the coding sequence ATGACGCGCGAAATCGTCCCCAACCCACCACTGACGCAGACCACATTGCCCACGTCACGATGGGAGCGCATCAAGCGCTTCTTCAGCCTCCAACCGTTTGGCGATGAAATGCTCACACCGAGCGTTTTCATGTGGACCTACGCGGCGCGCATCCTCGTCTTTGCCATGGCCTTGCTGGAAGCTTGTGCCTGGGGGTGGTTTGGCGCTGGCGTTGCCGGTGGTTGGCTCGGCGTTGGCTTGGGACTCACCCTCGGATTGGTTGTCTTTTTGGTGGTGTGGTCTCTGGACGTATCGCTCATGACCAGTGATACGTTCAAAAAGAGTTTCTGGCAAACGACGCCACTGGCTGTCCTGCGCCTGTCGCTCACCGCTGTCTCGGTGTGGCTCAGTGCGCCGTACCTGACCCAGCTTGTGTTTCGCGCCGACATCGAAGCCGATCTCCGCCGCGAGCAAAACCGAGTCCTGGAAAGCGTCCGCCGGGAGATTGCCTCCCGGTCGGATGCCGAAATCGCCAAACTGAACCGCATCATCCGGGCTGACCGAGAGGCGCTCATCCTTGAGGTTTCGGGACGGGGACGTTCGGGGCGCTACGGCGACGGACTGACGTCCGGGGCCATCCGCGAGCGCATCCTGGCCAACGAGGCGGCCGTCCAGGCGCTTGAGACGCACAAGCAGACCGAGCTGGCAGACTTCAACCAGGCGGCGGCGCGAAACGCTTTGGAGGACATCAAGCGGCGCTGGGGGGTGGACCTGCCGAGTGACTCACCGATCGAACGGCGCGCCCGCTCGGAAAAAGTGCTGATGCGACCGGAAGCGCAGAGTACCAAGCTGACGGTCGAAGGGGGCTTTTGGCTGGTGTGCGCGGCATTGGTCGTGTTCAAGTTGTTTCTTCAAAACCAGGCGGCGAGTCATTACTTTTCGGAAGACAAACAATCGCTGTGGCGGCAGTACCGCAAAGGGGCCTTCGATGCGTGGCTGCCACCTTGTGACCGTTCGACCGGAACGTTGATGTCACCGGTGAACTTCCTGCAGTGGTATGACGCCGCGCTGCCCAAGTTGCGGGTGGCCGCTCATGCCGAATACGAGGCCGAACAGGCGCAGCAAGCCGCCGCCAAGGCTGCCGAAGCGCTCAAGACGGCCCGTGCCGAGTGTGACGCCTACCTCCAAAACCACCGGCAGTGCTTGACCGATCTCTACACCCGGCAAGTCGCGCGTGACACGTTGCAGTCGGAGCTTGCCGGGGTGGCAGGACTGTACGCCAACTTGGCAGCACAGGAGGGCACGATGTCTCTTGAAGCGTTACAAGTCCTGGACAGAACACGCCGGTCGCTCGATGACAAGCGGGCGGCACTGGAAGCCTGTGAGCGTGAGTCCCGGGGACTGCATTTTCAGAAGGCAGACTTGGTCGAGGGCTACAACCGGCTGGTGCTGCGGGTCGAGCAGCTCGAAGCCGAGTTGGAACGGCGCCAGGCTGAATTTGAACGTCTGAACGAGGTGGCGCGTCAACTGCGTTGTGAAGTGGCGGCACTATCGGTTGGCGGCAGCGAGGCGCTCGTTACGTTGCTGGCGCGCGCCATCCAGCCATCAAATCCGGCGTAG
- a CDS encoding glycosyltransferase family 2 protein: protein MSFRPYWLVLGVVVGVIGWSLVGLILGQPQTLVWLTLGYLSYEVGLTLFLFVATGLGIAAWKRCYRLPRAGLARPVSVLIAAHNEADCILETLASVFGQVGVIPHCIVASDGSTDGMPDLLIQTFGLVAVDGPGRWQGDIPRADAPPGRLTLLALPKVGKGPALNAGLQAAAAPVLVTLDADTLLAPNALLELVAAFEDDRTVAAGGFIYVRGAEQGNWMVRHQYLEFFRNFMWRIGLAHCGVCLQVSGAFGAFRLAALRDVGGFSEDTLVEDYEIIYRMHESFRNRGLPYAIRMVPTAVAYTDSPRAPFAFIKQRTRWFAGFLNTLWAYRRMIGAPTHRAVGLVMLPIKTVDALLPIWGVASLLILIGAFWFGREQWRWYAVTLFGAKLSYDLVLTALMVRLYRRTFPERPLALGSRRLALTVLAEAFGFHWFRQVAVLNAYRWFAFGIRRWEQARWQRSLGKLSRALPAEERVP from the coding sequence TTGTCATTCAGACCCTATTGGCTTGTGCTCGGGGTGGTAGTCGGCGTTATTGGGTGGAGTCTCGTGGGGTTGATCCTGGGGCAGCCGCAGACCCTGGTTTGGTTGACGCTGGGCTACCTGTCCTACGAAGTCGGACTGACCCTCTTCCTGTTTGTGGCGACCGGACTGGGCATTGCGGCCTGGAAGCGTTGCTACCGGCTGCCGCGCGCCGGCCTGGCCCGTCCGGTGAGTGTCCTCATTGCGGCTCACAACGAAGCCGATTGCATTCTTGAAACCCTGGCCAGCGTGTTCGGACAGGTCGGCGTCATCCCGCACTGTATTGTGGCCAGTGACGGTTCCACGGACGGGATGCCTGACCTGCTGATTCAAACCTTCGGGCTGGTCGCGGTGGATGGACCGGGTCGGTGGCAGGGTGACATCCCCCGCGCGGATGCGCCACCGGGCCGGCTGACGCTGCTGGCGCTGCCAAAAGTCGGGAAGGGCCCGGCGCTCAATGCCGGACTGCAAGCTGCCGCCGCTCCGGTGCTCGTGACGCTGGATGCCGACACCTTGCTGGCGCCAAACGCTTTGCTGGAACTGGTTGCCGCGTTTGAGGACGACCGAACGGTTGCGGCCGGAGGCTTCATTTACGTCCGCGGGGCGGAGCAGGGAAACTGGATGGTCCGTCACCAGTACCTTGAGTTTTTCCGCAACTTCATGTGGCGCATCGGCTTGGCGCACTGTGGCGTCTGCTTGCAGGTTTCCGGCGCCTTTGGCGCCTTTCGCCTGGCGGCGCTGCGGGACGTTGGCGGTTTTTCAGAGGACACGCTCGTTGAGGATTACGAAATCATCTACCGCATGCATGAGTCCTTTCGGAACCGTGGGTTGCCCTATGCCATCCGAATGGTGCCGACGGCGGTGGCGTATACTGATTCGCCGCGCGCGCCGTTTGCCTTCATCAAGCAGCGGACGCGCTGGTTTGCCGGCTTTCTCAACACGTTGTGGGCTTACCGCCGGATGATTGGCGCGCCTACCCACCGGGCCGTTGGACTCGTGATGTTACCCATCAAAACCGTGGACGCGCTCCTGCCGATCTGGGGGGTTGCCTCGCTATTGATTTTGATCGGAGCGTTCTGGTTTGGACGTGAGCAGTGGCGGTGGTACGCCGTGACGCTCTTCGGCGCTAAACTGAGCTATGACCTTGTCCTGACGGCTCTGATGGTAAGGCTATACCGCCGGACCTTTCCCGAACGTCCTTTGGCGTTAGGGAGCCGGCGACTGGCGCTGACCGTCTTGGCGGAGGCCTTTGGTTTTCACTGGTTTCGCCAAGTGGCGGTGCTCAATGCCTATCGGTGGTTCGCGTTTGGCATTCGGCGGTGGGAGCAAGCGCGCTGGCAACGTTCACTTGGGAAGCTTTCCCGCGCGCTCCCGGCCGAAGAGCGCGTGCCGTAA
- a CDS encoding response regulator gives MQNVLLIGLEASLAESVRHELTTRGYAVAWAATSADGLAGLEPAMPDLLVIAAALPDGDGIELCRQVRRRADGKTVPLTIVGETNDDLEVDRAFGAGASDYARHPIPLRLFIHRLEALLRAHAAELRVQHAEAEYRHLVTSIPCVIYSMFYENGEWSYDYYSPVVTDVMGHLPEDFCCPGGHAYRLSLIHEEDTPALQQALDALLEGKYNGRQVLVEYRKRNKQGEYRWLENRMIPRMSSAQDAVRVTGVILEITERKRLEAELRQAKEAAEAASLAKSTFLANMSHELRTPLNAIIGYSEILMEDAQDNGNDAVCDDLGKIQAAGRHLLELINAVLDLSKIEAGKMDVYFETFDIGRLVRDVASIILPLVEKNGNQLEVSCPSDIGELYADVTKLRQALFNLLSNAAKFTHQGKISLDVARERRAGGEWVRFTIFDTGIGISEEQLARLFQAFTQADASTTRKYGGTGLGLAISRRFCQMMGGDILVSSVVGEGSTFTIELPANGAPKPAPAEIETFEAASGKPAIGTVLVIDDDPITCDLLRRFLVREGYRVEVAHNGLDGLKRARELRPDAITLDVVMPHEDGWSVLSQLKLDPKLATIPIIMLTMVDNRQLGYALGVSDYLTKPLDRDRLLEALRRHSHNPSRTVLLVEDDDTTRDMTRRMLEREGWQVVEAINGRLALERLAESVPALVLLDLMMPEMDGFEFVERVREQPEWNELPIVVITAKDLTDDDRHRLDGRIKQILQKGSQSSEDLMARVRSLIAAARKPAGA, from the coding sequence ATGCAAAACGTACTTCTGATCGGACTTGAGGCATCGCTGGCCGAGTCGGTGCGTCATGAACTGACAACCCGTGGCTATGCCGTTGCCTGGGCCGCAACTAGCGCAGACGGTTTGGCTGGCCTTGAACCAGCAATGCCGGACTTGCTGGTTATCGCTGCCGCGTTGCCAGATGGAGACGGGATTGAACTGTGCCGTCAGGTGCGCCGCCGCGCAGATGGTAAAACCGTGCCACTGACCATCGTTGGTGAAACCAACGATGACCTCGAAGTGGACCGTGCCTTCGGGGCTGGCGCATCGGATTATGCGCGTCATCCAATTCCCCTACGGTTGTTTATTCACCGTTTGGAAGCGCTCCTCCGCGCCCACGCTGCCGAACTGCGCGTCCAGCACGCTGAAGCTGAGTACCGCCACTTGGTTACGTCCATTCCATGCGTGATTTACAGCATGTTCTATGAGAACGGCGAGTGGTCCTATGACTATTACTCACCGGTTGTGACCGATGTGATGGGTCATTTGCCGGAGGATTTTTGTTGTCCTGGAGGCCATGCCTACCGGTTGAGCCTGATTCACGAGGAAGACACGCCGGCGCTCCAGCAGGCGCTCGATGCCTTGCTGGAGGGCAAATACAACGGCCGGCAAGTCCTGGTCGAATACCGGAAGCGCAACAAGCAGGGCGAATACCGCTGGCTTGAAAACCGCATGATTCCGCGGATGAGTTCCGCCCAAGACGCCGTGCGCGTCACGGGGGTCATCTTGGAAATCACCGAGCGCAAGCGGCTCGAAGCTGAACTCCGCCAAGCCAAGGAGGCGGCGGAAGCGGCCAGCCTGGCAAAGAGCACGTTTCTGGCGAACATGAGCCATGAACTCCGCACCCCGCTCAACGCCATCATTGGCTACAGCGAAATTCTGATGGAGGATGCTCAGGATAACGGCAACGACGCTGTGTGTGATGATTTGGGAAAAATTCAGGCAGCCGGCCGTCACCTGCTCGAACTCATCAATGCCGTCCTTGACTTGTCAAAGATCGAAGCCGGCAAGATGGACGTCTATTTCGAGACCTTTGACATTGGAAGGCTGGTCCGCGACGTCGCTTCCATCATTCTCCCGCTGGTCGAGAAAAACGGCAACCAGCTTGAAGTTTCGTGTCCGAGTGACATCGGCGAACTGTATGCCGATGTCACGAAGCTCCGCCAGGCATTGTTCAATTTGCTTTCCAACGCCGCGAAATTCACGCACCAAGGCAAGATTAGCCTCGATGTCGCGCGTGAGCGCCGGGCTGGTGGAGAGTGGGTGCGCTTTACGATTTTCGATACTGGCATTGGCATTTCCGAAGAACAGTTGGCGCGTCTCTTCCAAGCTTTTACCCAGGCGGATGCTTCAACCACCCGCAAGTATGGCGGCACGGGATTGGGGCTGGCCATCAGTCGCAGGTTTTGCCAGATGATGGGCGGTGACATTCTCGTTTCAAGCGTCGTTGGTGAGGGTTCGACCTTCACCATTGAACTCCCGGCCAACGGCGCCCCAAAACCAGCCCCGGCTGAGATTGAAACGTTTGAGGCCGCGTCCGGCAAGCCGGCCATCGGAACCGTGCTCGTCATTGACGATGACCCCATCACCTGCGACTTGCTCCGGCGCTTTCTGGTGCGGGAAGGTTATCGGGTTGAGGTGGCCCACAACGGACTGGATGGCCTGAAGCGGGCGCGTGAACTGCGGCCCGATGCGATTACCCTGGATGTGGTCATGCCGCATGAGGATGGATGGTCTGTGCTGTCGCAGCTCAAGCTCGATCCAAAGTTGGCAACCATCCCGATCATCATGCTGACCATGGTGGATAATCGCCAGCTTGGGTATGCCCTGGGTGTTTCGGATTACCTGACCAAACCGCTCGACCGTGATCGCTTGCTCGAAGCGTTACGCCGGCATAGCCACAACCCGTCCCGGACGGTCTTGCTGGTCGAAGACGATGACACCACCCGTGACATGACGCGCCGGATGCTTGAGCGGGAAGGCTGGCAGGTCGTCGAGGCCATCAACGGGCGCTTGGCGTTAGAGCGGCTGGCTGAAAGTGTCCCCGCCCTCGTTCTGCTTGACCTGATGATGCCTGAAATGGATGGCTTTGAGTTCGTCGAGCGGGTTCGGGAGCAGCCTGAGTGGAATGAACTGCCCATCGTGGTCATCACGGCCAAAGACCTGACCGATGATGACCGTCACCGCCTCGATGGCCGGATCAAGCAGATTCTCCAAAAGGGTTCGCAATCAAGCGAGGACCTCATGGCGCGGGTGCGGTCGCTCATTGCTGCGGCGCGAAAGCCGGCTGGCGCGTGA
- a CDS encoding FAD-binding domain-containing protein produces MLRRESRLARDGGVVSRQSPVHVVWFKRDLRVADHAPLTEAAARGVVLPLYIVEPEIIHAEDFDARHWAFIRDSLAALRDRLHRLGQPLVVRFGEAVQVFEALAQALSIGALWAHEETSQQVAYARDRRVRAWARARGIPFYEYPSNGVVRRLVSRDGWDATWESRMAAPFPPTVTRLPPVTGLDPGPIPSGAEIGLPPSECLEPQPGGEAAARQALESFLTARGAAYHRALSSPIAAVTASSRLSPYLAWGNLSVRQVVRLARKRLAEVEACPPWERRSLGGNWALSVRTFLKRVGWRCHFIQKLEDEPAVEFENFTRAFDGLRDRTCPDPERLAAWREGQTGFPLIDACLRAVRRTGWLPFRMRAMVVSFAAYDLWLDWRAPALILARWFTDYEPGIHYCQFQMQSGTTGINPIRLYNPEKQARDHDPDGRFIRRWVPELEHVPTDYIHAPYRMPPLLQLATGCRIGRDYPSPIVDHQTAAKAAWARLDAFRQRPEARAEAARILQRHASRRGRSSTARD; encoded by the coding sequence TTGCTGCGGCGCGAAAGCCGGCTGGCGCGTGACGGTGGGGTGGTGAGTCGCCAGTCGCCGGTGCACGTCGTATGGTTCAAGCGCGACCTGCGGGTTGCCGATCACGCGCCACTGACGGAAGCGGCTGCGCGTGGCGTGGTGCTCCCCCTCTACATTGTCGAGCCGGAAATTATTCACGCCGAGGATTTTGACGCGCGTCACTGGGCGTTCATCCGGGACAGCCTCGCGGCGCTGCGCGACCGTTTGCATCGGTTGGGGCAGCCGCTGGTCGTACGATTTGGCGAGGCCGTGCAGGTGTTTGAGGCGCTGGCGCAAGCGCTCTCCATCGGTGCGCTCTGGGCGCATGAGGAGACCAGCCAGCAGGTGGCTTATGCCCGTGACCGGCGGGTACGCGCCTGGGCGCGCGCGCGGGGCATTCCGTTCTATGAGTACCCATCCAACGGTGTCGTGCGCCGTCTCGTCAGCCGGGATGGGTGGGATGCAACGTGGGAAAGCCGCATGGCTGCCCCGTTTCCGCCAACGGTCACGCGCCTTCCGCCGGTGACCGGACTCGACCCCGGACCCATTCCCTCCGGGGCGGAGATCGGGCTGCCCCCAAGTGAGTGTCTGGAGCCGCAACCGGGCGGGGAAGCCGCTGCCCGGCAGGCGCTTGAGTCATTTCTGACCGCGCGGGGGGCGGCCTATCACCGCGCGCTATCGAGTCCGATTGCGGCTGTCACCGCAAGTTCGCGGCTCAGCCCCTATTTGGCCTGGGGCAATCTGTCTGTTCGGCAGGTCGTCCGGCTGGCGCGGAAGCGCCTGGCCGAGGTCGAAGCCTGTCCACCCTGGGAACGCCGGTCGCTTGGCGGTAACTGGGCGTTATCGGTGCGGACCTTCCTCAAGCGCGTCGGCTGGCGCTGTCATTTCATCCAAAAGCTCGAAGATGAACCGGCCGTTGAGTTTGAAAACTTCACGCGCGCGTTTGATGGATTGCGCGACCGGACTTGCCCCGACCCGGAGCGGTTGGCGGCCTGGCGAGAAGGGCAAACCGGGTTTCCGTTGATTGATGCCTGCCTGCGCGCCGTACGGCGGACGGGTTGGTTGCCGTTTCGCATGCGCGCCATGGTTGTTTCCTTTGCAGCGTATGACCTGTGGCTGGACTGGCGTGCCCCGGCACTCATCCTGGCGCGATGGTTTACCGACTATGAACCGGGCATTCATTACTGCCAGTTTCAAATGCAATCCGGGACGACCGGCATCAACCCGATTCGCCTGTACAACCCGGAAAAGCAGGCGCGTGACCATGATCCCGATGGCCGGTTTATCCGGCGCTGGGTGCCAGAACTGGAACACGTCCCAACGGATTACATCCATGCGCCATACCGTATGCCGCCCCTGCTGCAACTGGCGACGGGCTGCCGCATTGGGCGCGACTATCCATCCCCGATCGTGGATCACCAGACGGCGGCCAAAGCGGCTTGGGCCCGCCTGGATGCCTTTCGGCAGCGACCAGAAGCCAGGGCCGAAGCCGCGCGAATCCTCCAGCGGCATGCTAGTCGGCGTGGGCGCAGCTCTACCGCCAGGGACTGA
- the cas2 gene encoding CRISPR-associated endonuclease Cas2, producing the protein MQFLLLTYDIRDPRRLRRVMDIAERYGHRVQKSVFECWLRDEQVGELIEELRRAIHRRVDAVRLYRLCAACRARRCACGDMRWREDLDPILW; encoded by the coding sequence ATGCAGTTCCTGTTGCTGACCTACGACATCCGCGATCCGCGTCGTCTCCGGCGCGTCATGGACATTGCCGAACGCTACGGGCATCGGGTCCAGAAAAGTGTCTTTGAGTGCTGGCTGCGTGATGAACAGGTCGGCGAGTTGATTGAAGAACTGCGCCGGGCAATTCACCGGCGCGTAGATGCCGTCCGGCTCTACCGGCTGTGCGCTGCCTGTCGCGCCCGGCGGTGCGCTTGCGGGGACATGCGCTGGCGCGAAGACCTCGACCCCATCCTCTGGTAA
- the cas1 gene encoding CRISPR-associated endonuclease Cas1, with protein sequence MATLYLTEQNTTLHKRDNRLALERQGRIVSEIHDFQVERVVVFGHVQLSTAVISHLLAQGIDTAFVTLNGRLKGRLVPLESKNAPLRARHFERMTDPVFKLTLAKAFVQAKLANCVENLARQQRNHPELTLGDAIDFLSALGTRLERAADLNELRGLEGTAAAAYFKALGSLFRRGFTFEKRTRRPPTDPVNALLSFGYALLLNEAIGALASVGFDPYFGCLHEVVYGRCSLALDLIEEFRPITADRLALNLVNLGIVEADDFAPTDEGGVHLDDDARKRFLYEYERLLTREFTNARTKTRTTLRRALHEQAEALQKTILEGTPYAAFRGWH encoded by the coding sequence ATGGCGACGCTTTACCTCACCGAACAAAACACAACGCTGCACAAGCGCGACAACCGCCTTGCCTTGGAACGCCAAGGACGCATCGTGTCGGAAATCCACGACTTCCAGGTTGAACGGGTGGTGGTCTTTGGTCACGTTCAGCTTTCAACCGCGGTCATCAGCCACTTGCTGGCCCAGGGGATTGATACCGCATTCGTGACCCTCAACGGTCGCCTGAAGGGCCGGCTCGTGCCGCTTGAATCGAAGAATGCCCCCTTGCGGGCCCGCCACTTTGAGCGGATGACCGACCCGGTGTTCAAACTCACCCTGGCCAAGGCCTTTGTTCAAGCCAAGCTTGCCAACTGCGTCGAAAATCTCGCGCGGCAACAGCGCAACCACCCGGAACTGACCCTGGGCGACGCCATTGACTTTCTATCGGCGCTTGGGACGCGCCTGGAACGCGCGGCTGACCTCAACGAGCTGCGTGGTCTCGAAGGCACCGCGGCGGCAGCCTACTTCAAGGCGCTGGGGAGTTTGTTCCGGCGCGGTTTCACCTTTGAAAAACGGACGCGCCGACCACCGACCGACCCCGTGAATGCACTGCTGAGTTTTGGCTACGCGCTCCTGCTCAACGAAGCCATCGGGGCACTGGCCAGTGTTGGGTTCGATCCCTACTTCGGATGCTTGCACGAGGTCGTTTACGGTCGTTGCTCACTCGCGCTTGACCTCATCGAGGAGTTTCGCCCCATCACGGCTGACCGGCTGGCACTCAACTTGGTCAACCTTGGCATCGTTGAAGCCGATGACTTCGCCCCGACTGACGAAGGCGGCGTCCATCTGGACGACGATGCCCGCAAGCGTTTTCTTTACGAATACGAACGCCTTTTGACCCGCGAGTTCACCAACGCCCGCACCAAAACTCGGACGACCCTGCGCCGCGCCCTGCACGAGCAAGCCGAGGCATTGCAAAAAACAATCCTCGAAGGCACCCCCTACGCAGCCTTTCGCGGCTGGCACTGA
- the csx2 gene encoding TIGR02221 family CRISPR-associated protein, which translates to MTTVSKRVVAGFIGKGKQKANGTGYEQATYVFSNGEEQSASVFGTALLAHLARQNRPAELWLVMGTAASIWDALVELVPDDQISSIEKIWDAVSRAVRQEDMTQPLLDEWSAALSQTSRVKVVCELVGPANDRDSQMRVWKALYRNVGVGDDLTLDITHGLRHQPVLMAFMATTLRWFRRLASVEMYYGAFEFGNQVIELPLCQDLLDVTEALATYRYTDDFGQLVNVFGRLAAPEADLLDKLEQAAYADNVNRVTKKAVNKARAQLSAVGEVAALDRALAEALDEPLSWIAGDTLAQRLRRKAETAFAANQRLKGIVLLYEALCVAGCQKFEIDEPLSYDSRREAGKKIKEELGSDYASHFKNIANLRNAVVHGTDPEDQDLKAPLDALNPKAAQARFDEIVKSGYALFDTLMQP; encoded by the coding sequence ATGACCACGGTTTCCAAACGGGTAGTTGCCGGTTTCATCGGAAAGGGCAAACAAAAAGCCAACGGGACAGGCTATGAACAAGCAACCTATGTCTTCTCGAACGGAGAAGAACAATCGGCTTCGGTCTTCGGCACGGCTCTGCTTGCGCACCTTGCCAGGCAGAACCGGCCGGCCGAGCTCTGGTTGGTGATGGGAACGGCTGCATCCATCTGGGATGCGTTGGTAGAGCTAGTCCCTGACGATCAAATCAGCTCGATTGAAAAGATTTGGGACGCTGTCAGCCGAGCCGTGCGTCAAGAAGACATGACGCAGCCACTGCTTGACGAATGGTCTGCGGCGTTGAGCCAGACAAGTCGGGTAAAGGTGGTTTGCGAGCTGGTCGGCCCGGCAAACGACCGCGATTCACAGATGCGCGTTTGGAAAGCCCTTTACCGCAACGTTGGGGTGGGCGACGACCTGACGTTGGACATTACCCACGGCTTGCGTCACCAGCCAGTCCTCATGGCGTTTATGGCAACGACACTCCGCTGGTTTCGGCGGCTGGCGAGCGTGGAGATGTACTACGGCGCGTTTGAGTTTGGTAACCAAGTCATTGAACTGCCGCTATGCCAAGACTTGCTCGATGTGACCGAAGCTCTGGCGACCTATCGCTACACCGATGATTTCGGCCAACTGGTCAATGTCTTTGGGCGGTTGGCTGCGCCAGAAGCCGATTTGCTCGACAAGCTCGAACAGGCAGCCTATGCCGATAACGTCAATCGGGTGACGAAGAAGGCTGTGAATAAAGCTAGAGCGCAGTTGAGCGCCGTGGGTGAAGTGGCGGCGCTTGACCGCGCGTTGGCCGAGGCGCTGGACGAACCTTTGAGTTGGATTGCCGGAGATACCTTGGCGCAACGGCTGCGCCGCAAGGCAGAGACGGCGTTTGCGGCCAACCAGCGGCTCAAGGGCATCGTCCTGCTCTATGAGGCGCTTTGTGTGGCGGGCTGCCAGAAGTTTGAAATCGACGAGCCGCTCTCCTACGATTCGCGCCGGGAGGCCGGCAAAAAGATCAAGGAAGAGCTTGGGTCAGACTACGCTTCTCACTTCAAGAACATCGCCAATCTCCGCAATGCCGTTGTGCACGGCACAGATCCCGAGGACCAGGATCTAAAGGCTCCACTTGATGCCTTGAATCCAAAAGCCGCGCAGGCGCGCTTTGATGAGATTGTCAAGTCGGGCTATGCGCTATTTGACACGTTGATGCAGCCCTGA
- the cas2 gene encoding CRISPR-associated endonuclease Cas2: MPSRREALFVVAYDVVSDRRRNLLRKTLMRYGNPVQYSVFECWLTPERLAALQTEVRHLLLPAVDSIMYVEFCKGCARATRNLGVAPNRPVLPCYVF, encoded by the coding sequence ATGCCATCCCGTCGTGAGGCATTGTTTGTGGTTGCCTATGATGTGGTTTCTGATCGCCGACGCAACTTGCTGCGCAAGACGCTGATGCGTTACGGAAACCCGGTGCAGTACAGTGTCTTCGAGTGTTGGTTGACGCCGGAGCGGTTGGCGGCGCTCCAGACGGAGGTCCGCCACCTGCTGCTGCCGGCCGTGGACAGCATCATGTACGTCGAATTCTGCAAAGGGTGCGCGCGGGCGACCCGTAACTTGGGTGTCGCGCCCAATCGGCCTGTCCTCCCGTGCTATGTGTTTTGA